The genomic region TTATCATCGCAATCAGATTTAACAACCACATCATTTAAATTTTTAGTTGTagcacctcgaaattttgtgtccaataatgtattgacacgtgtcttgagtttacacgtggcatttaatattaaataaaggactaaagttgacaaaccttgaaagtatgtaaattcgagggttataaatgtcaaacaagggtaagtatactgtatagtaaccctaaacgatgctcgtaccttcaaacgaataaatcatggatcgtacggaagcgaaacgcggaagaaagtgagagattacaagctgcaggggttaactgtgtcaacatgtttaattatacctctgagtgaccctttgacgtacccgaggctttgtaacagtaaaatacactcactagaaggtactatataaattccgtgaagttccgttttaaaacgagaaagttaagatcaaattcgtacgagaggggttaaaagcatcaacaatgaaagttaaggcttctcggataataattaaactaaccgggggcttaacagcacgggtaaaaggcacgaggcccttaattgtaattaaccgagggccaaatcgcaaagttaccccttcaaacccgaaaggttaggttattaattaccgaagattttgttaatcattacaaaagatttaaaaagatttaaaaacaacccttacggaccgcaaaggtcctgccttacagaccgtaagggggtaaaagatttggcttgtctccgccacaggcttacggaccgcaaggcccaaaccatacggtccgtaagcgatgcccagcgacagaaagttggctgttggctgtttaaaacGTTAAGACATTAATgtatgggtttcccagaggtatgggcgacccctaatcactcTCTAGCACTAGAGGACACATGTTGTTGATCAAGGGGGCATGGGTAGACATGTTTGTCAATAATCTAAGGCCTTAGAAGTACTATATAAAGGCCCCATTGCACAACATGTTACTCACACCTTCTCTGCCTTCATTGATCACATATGGAGCTCAACATTTCCTCTCAAGTGTCCTCTAAGCAAGCATAAGACCTCTGTAAGTCGTtcaatcctttgtggtttagttttgcttagttatatagctaaaaatcaaaccgtcgtaattacggtttgacttcgagattagtctacaatggctcagtcatatctcgaattgaaagtagttataagttggtatttatgtgggtaataaacccctaaaagggttccccctgatcaccactctaactagttcaaatgtcgagtcaaacgtatacttaaaaagtcaacagaaagccatttttgcgattcttgcataatatgtaatatagatgatatgaaacctgtttgaacactcataaaacatgatgataagtatactaacttgtctaagctcgtttgattcggccatttgctatattgacccggttcggagccgaatgtcgcaaaagtttgacttttgctttgacttcagttctgacccgttttaacgtaatgtagatatgccttaggactctcttaggaccaggtcacgtgatggtatcaccctctgtgaccagttcgttgtttgtccgagtcttttacgcatttccgttaattgcttaaaagttgaccgtaacgctcTTTTCAAAATAAGACGAGTATTtgggacacgtgaagggaccataaccttgcttactaaattctaagcatgtccctaaagtttcacgccaatccgaggtctagaataggagttatgcgaaatagcgcaattaaaagaAACTTCTGTAATAAAcagcgcgattagcataacgcctacctaaaccaagatttcgacatcaccaaaccttttactcactgttgtaaaataatattttgggatttttaaagatttttaattaattttaacctgctcataacctgcggttatggctacggttcggtaaataccgaatatgcccttttcggccaaaacttgagttctataaggtcttttgacccgattccagttgctactgattttaaataataaataaagtattttggactttataaactgaacgggaaactcagatttcctgtagaactcagaaagccctttaaaagtccttaaaatgaccggaaaacccctacggggcgtataatgaacttaaactcgttacgggcatcacggaaggtatcctactgataccacaacctctttaaggcatattgacttggaaaacaagtgtaggactcttacggttacccgttgcgcctattgcgcgcacggttcggcttatgtaactagtttacataaattagccgatacgggtcaaaccatactattttgaccccaaaatccagagtgtgaatattaaacccatataaaacaagtcttcgaacttgttgggtcagaaacacattccattctcggttttcgcctttcacgcgattaaaccgtatctatcccttgaaactgaccggtctaggctacgactaatataaagacccgttaggattctaataggttattttaaaaccttcgttccagaataggagccccagtaaaagatatctgtgatttaatcaattaaggacaatacttgcaaaggtaaatacttttaacttatttttcgtATTACGGGCTTGAgttacggtatatataaaataccgcttgatcgagcatcaaatcttccatcgtttggtggttaattgaataatttgataggctcgtttaaacagtcttgttacttaaaagcctttggggggttaatgaccatgtcccggatatcctaggcatcattttacgaaatggccacgacctcgacatccgggtgtaggcgtacacccgacattatgtctatattaataaaagacgtaaccgttggtttacccacctcagttttacgcaatgtggtgtgtctattgatctttaacccggactagatccgggctactgaacgcaaaaggaacatgtaattcgttcacaagattataatattaaataattctcccaagttataaaagagtttgtgccttgtgcattcaaatcaatttttaataaacattttacaaaagtgtcggttgaatgtatttaccagtgtaaactgacgtattttcccaaaaagattaactgcaggtactaaacgtaatcggctggctatagctccttagcatcttaagaagtctcgcaagctttgatgccttgtctgttgaacaatacttttttattattttgatccccctgtggataccattcgactattgtgatacattcgatattacaatcaatggttgaattatatttatctttatgcttccgctgtgctttcatataattgtgtggtttgactatattgttgccaactacgtcacggtaatcccccaccgggcccaccggtgatacacgtggaaatcggggtgtgacattagtcTTAGCAACATCACTAGAAATATTGTCTGAAAAAACCCTTAGTCTCAGCAAGCATAGACTAAACATAGTTCCAAACGTGAGAATCATGTTCAACACATAAAGTAACATCCAAATTATCAGCATCATTTGAATGTCGTTCATCATCCACTTCAGACTGCTCTTCCACTATCACTAACTCTGCACATGAACTAAAACAGTTAGTATTGTCTACAGAATCAGAGTTTGGCATATTTTCTTGATGCTCCTGCGTTGACGTTTTCATAGACTGCTTTTCTTGTTCTGGCGTACCAATTGAttcatttgaacaatttttatccAAGACCATATTTTTAACAAAACTCATGGGTTTTTGAAAATCAGTGGGTTTAGCATTTTTTTGGTTTGAAAGGTTCCCATGGAGTATAATCGCTTGGTTTGCCATACATAATTTTATCATAGTTTTCTATCTCCTGCTCAGTAGTGGGCATTCTAGAATAATTATGAATATATGGCGGCGGACCTTGTTTATAACCCAAACCCTTACCCTTGTTTTCTTTGAAAGCCAGTTGCACATTGCATAGATTACGAACAGTGTCACTGGAAGTATCAGTTTCTTTATGTTCAACTCATTTCCTTGATACTCACCAGTGAGAAGTTCTAGCTCAACTCTCATGGAATCACATTCCAAAGTTTTTACGTTAAGACAGTTGCACATTGCATAGATTACGAACAGTGTCACTGGAAGTATCAATTTCTTTATGTTCAACTCATGTGTTGATACTTACCAGTGAGAAGTTCTAGCTCAAATCTCATGGAATCACATTCCAAAGTTTTTACGTTAAGTCTGTTTTTGTAATCATGGacccaacatttttgttgatttacGTCCAAGTGGAGCTAAGCTATGTCCTTCTTTAGTGCGTCAATTTTTTCGTAGAGAATTTTGTTGTTCTCTTGAATACTGATGCACTTTGACATGGCACTGTTGTAATCATTGATTAAAGCAGAATTATGTGTTCCCATCTGTGCAGTTTTATTTCTACAGTGTTCAGAACATAAAAAGAGAGTTTACGGTTTCGGAGAGTAATTAAGGTTCCTCAACTTGCGTCATTAAACATTGATGATTGGCCTCTCCAACTTCAGCAATCTTGACCGACTTCATGTGTGCCACAACATCTGCCCAATTGAAACCACTTTCTTCTTGTGCCATCAAAGCCTTTCATGTTCCTACATTCCCTTGGCTTGTTGAAGTTTGAGCAGGTGTAACCACAACCATAGATCTCTCAATGTTCCTAGCAGCAGCTTCCTGAGTAGCCTCATACCCCACCGGTGCCTTCTTACAATCCCTTGCAAAGTGTCCCGGCTCATAACATTTGTAGCATCTTAGTTTACCTCTTAAAGTTCCAATGCGAATGTTTGACATAGGACGAAGACCATACTTTTCTGAAATTTTTTAGCTTGAAATGCCGTCATAGCCGAATCCCAAGATGCATCAAGCTTTTCTATGTCTTCTTTGACCACTTGATTGAGATCAGTTGCTAAGATAGATGGGGGCAATAGATCACCTGCTAAGAAAGCGTTTAAGTTGTTAAGCATAGATGCTGTAAGAGCCCGTTTTTCTTCATTTTGCTTAGTTAGAAAGGCTATGTTCTCTACTGAAGGTGGGGATGGGGTATTTTGAGATGATGAAGGGTTTATTGGGCTGAAGACTACATTGGCATGCTGAGGGTAGTGCTGGGCGGAGGTCGGAGTGGCGGATGTGTTAACAGTAGCTTGTGGTGACATGTCGTACACATAGTTGGTATTTTGAGCTTGCAGCTGAGCTTGTGTTATCGGACTGAAAACAACATTCTGATTACTGTTCGGCATTCCATTAACATGACTGAAAACAATGTTGGGATGACTCTAAGACATTAAAGCGTTGTTAGGAACTAGTCATCCCAGCAACAATCATCAAATTCTTATGATTAAGCTCTCTTTGTTGATTGTCTATCTCACACGACTTGATTATAGCAATTAGCTCAGTAAGTGTAGCTTCATTCAGATTCTTTGTACACTTGATCATAGAAACATCAGCATCCCAGCTCTTAGGCAATGAATTCAAAAGTTGACGATTCATCCCCTGTTTGTGATTGTGATACCAGCACTTATCATTTGCGAGACCAGATTGACAAACCTTCTGACCTGATTTTCAACAGTTTCACAATAAATGGGATTGAACGAACTGAGCTGTTGATTTAATATATTCACTCTGCTTCCCTTCGTGTCAGCATTGCCCTCATACAAGTGTTTTAGCACATCCCAAACTTCCATCACGTTCGTGCAGTTTATAACACCGATTGACATGTCCGGACCAAGAGCCATGGTAAGATTTGCCATAGCCTTATAATCCTCATCCTTAATTCTTCGATCATCATCTGTCCACAGATTTTCAGGTTTAGGAATCTGAGTTAGAGGGTCATCTTCCATAGCATACATGATGGTACGAGGCCCATCTCTAATACACCTCCAAATCCTAGGTTCCTTCGCCTTGCAATACTGCTCAAAACGCCATATCCACTCGAAGTAATCATCTCCGTAAAAAATCCTTGGAATCTTGGTAGACGGGCCGATAATCTGATCAAGTTCCTGATGCAATGCTAGAGTTTGAGTCTCGATGGCAGCCAAAGTAACGTTAGCGAGATCCGCAGCAGTCATAACGCTGTTAGTTTTAACATTTTTAAGTTTTCCGAATAGAAATTAAGTAATTTTTTAATAATAAGAGTGAATAGTCCATAACAGTCCAATCCGAAATGGTCCACTCGGAAAAGTAATCCAAATCAGATCAATCCGAGAGACAATCCGAAATAGTAGCTAAACCGAAACACGATCCACAATAGGTCTATTCGGAATAGTAAATTATCCCAAATGATCCGAGACCACTGAAGTTATCCGAAATGATTTGTAGTTGTTCCGCAATGCAGACAATCTTCAACAAATCATTATCCGAAATGCAACCAGGACGGTCTGAAATGCACTCGAAACCCAAGCAAGTGATCCGAAAATGAACTCGAAACCCAAGCAGGTGATCCGAAATGCACTTGAGATCGAAGCAGATGGTCTGAAACACGAGTAGAACCTTTAATCAATACCGAAACAGCAGCAGACCAGCAACTTTAACGATCCGAATCAGTGTGATAGCAGATCTGAGCTTGGAAATAGGTTCAACATGCGTTGATACCAATTGTAATTCCCATAAAACCGGATCTAACGATATCACACGTAGCTTGATTGGTGGTGGAATAACACAATCAAAGCAAGATTCAAAGCAAAAGAAATAAGATGAAATAGAGAAGGATTCGATTGATTAACTTGCATACAAAAGCTTTGTCTAATACAAGTTAATGATGGCAACCAAAGAACCACTAAACCCAAATACATCATTTACTATATATAGTAAGGGATTAGTCCACCATTATCCCAAACCCTAGGCCCATAAGCCTTCCAAGCCCATTCTAATACAAGCTAATTAATAAAACCTACAAGCTAGCCCAAACATGTGAAGCACTAATGCATAAACCTTAAGGGTCTAACACTTTGACTTTTTTGTGACATAAGCAATCTACGTCAGCAAAAAAACTAACGAGGTTAGACATTAGTTAGAAAAAACTCGTTGGGAGAAAATAGGTTAAAAGTTGGTATTGTCCCAAAACATTTCGTTAGTTGAGACTGTTATCGACCAATATATATtagttgagattatttaaatccaattttccTACATATTATACGTTATGGTTTAAAAAACTTTTCTGATTATCATCCTTATTTCACTACATTGATCATTATACCAAATTAAGGTTATAGAGATTACCTTTACCTTCCTTAACACCTAATCTTGATCAAGCTTCAACATGCAATTTAAGAACTCATTAAATACGATCTCATTTCTGCCGAAATTTATTTGATAGCCACTCTTCTACTCGCCTTGTTCCTCATGTGTTCATCGACTACAGAAAAAGGGAGAAAGATGTCATGAGTTTTGAACTCACTTTATTCGATCATTTTGGTCGTAGAACAAACCACTTAACCATCACAATCTTCCCTTGGAACCCCTCCACTTTAAATAAGCTTTAGATTTTAAACCGCTACAAACCAGTTTTATTCTTTTATCCGCAAtgaaaatacaaagtttccacCATGTATTTGGTGTTAAAAAATTCTCtacaattatatatattatttaacacAATTAACTTGACAAACAAAGTTAACTCGTATAGTTTTCTTTAACAAAGTTTTGGAATAAGTCATTCGTATTAAACAATCGATTCACTATACGAATATAACTTTTCATAGAGAAGTAGATGAACATACCCTAATTTTGGGATGTTacaaattttataaatattttacCTAATTAACCCTTTATCAATGAATACTTTTGAAGTTAACCCAATTTCCCCTCAAAAAAGACATTCTCAGTTTGAAGAAAACTGGTACTAATCAAGCCGTGGTTTATCATAAACACCATATATACTTTTTTTCTGGGCAGGTACCATCTAAAAGATGCAATTATTGAGGGAGGGGTCCCATTTGACAAGGCTCATGGGGTGAATGCATTTGAGTATGGTGCTAAAGACAATAGATTCAATGAGGTCTTCAACAAGTGCATGCATGACAGAACAAAAATAGTGATGAAGATGATTCTTGAAAAGTACAAGGGATTTGAAGGAGTCAAAGAACTAATTGATGTAGGTGGTGGTTTAGGTGTTAACCTTGAGCTTATTGTTTCCAAGTACCCTAATATTAAGGGGATTAACTTTGACCTACCCCATGTTATTAAGGATGCACCTCCTTACCCAGGTATATATTCCTTTTCATAAACAGCTGATTACGATTTTCGGGAAATGACAAATCAAATCTGCGAGCTTGAGTGGGTCGGAACGGTAAGTTGGGTTGAaccaaatttatttttaaagtcATTAGCTTGTGTCATAACTTGTGAAATTCTAAAGATGGTTTATGAGTATAATGCATATACATAACTACATATTTCAAAAgtgaaaaaaatattataaataatTAAAAGATCCGTTCCAAGTTTCAAACTAGACTAAACCGTTAAATCACCAAACTATGAAAACCAAATTGTTTGGATCTAAAACCGACCGAACCAGATATGGACCAAGACTCCAAGCCAATGATAATTGCTTAATGTTCTTGACTAGGTGTGGAGCATGTCGGAGGAGATATGTTCCAAAGTGTTCCTAAAGGAGATGTAATTTTCATGAAGGTTGGTTCATCAACATTTTTAACATAATATTTGTTTATATATAATTGTTTTGCTTTTTCTTTCTTATAGAGCATACTTCATGACTGGGGTGATGGTTATTGCCTCAAGTGTCTAAAGAATTGTTGGGCCGCATTACCAGAGGGCGgtaaggtggtggtggtggaggcgATAATTCCTGACCCTGAAAGTGATCCTAGGTATAGTGATGAAGTTTATAAGACCGCCATCGAAAGTGATATGATAATGTTGATTGCCAACCCTGGAGGCAAAGAGCGAACCGCAAAAGAATACATCGTCTTAGCCAAAGAGGCTGGATTTAGTTCTGTGGAAATTATTTGCGGGGTCTCTACTTTTTGGATCATGGAATTCTACAAGAATTAATGTTTAACTTATATGTTACATGTAATGGCCGCGTCTCGAGGATTTGAtgttaagtttttgtatttaatttcgctttatctaatactaataaagaaATACATCTAATGCCATATGGTATTCTCTTATTTCATTCATTTTCATCTAATGCCAtgtgacatttttttttttgacaggTGGCATTCTcttatttaattcatttataattaaattaaaatactATTAATGTATTAGATTAATCtcttatattattaatatatctaataatatataaatataaataattgttATACATTATCCCAATTTATTTCTACGTTAATTTcttaaactttatttttttaatgattttaatGATTTTATGGATTTTGTCTTTGTTTTCATTTTTTCtattaaaatatttaatttataaacatatATATCATAAAACgagtatttaaattaaatttaatattaaattaatactatattaatattaatctctaatattattaattattaatttatctaataatatgtaaatatatataattgaTATACATTATCGTGATTTATCTTTGGGTCAATTTcttaaactttattttttttaaagattacaTGGATTTTGTCTTTGTTTTCATTAAAATATCTAAATTATAAATAGATAAATTATTAAATgagtatttaatttaaattttatataatccttaacttaatatttaataatagttAGCAATATGCTCTCCACACTACAGACTAACGCATCATCATCACTGTGGTTTCCTTCGGAGTTTGTTTATTTCTTCTGTTTCGAACACTGATTCTTAAAGTGTCATACTTCATTGCAATTCCAATATACTACATcggctaagggggagtctgtagagtcaatattttgtaaaacatttgtaATCATTTGGATTATTAATGAAAAACAATTGTTGATGAGGACTTCTCGTTTATAATTATTTATCATTTTCTATACAATTCAATATTGTTTTGGTCTTGACTGTTTTATAATCACAAACCTTGTAAACTCAGACCTAACAAAACCAAACCTTACTAacgcttttcttttcttttcattaATGTTGAAAGGGTTATAAGCTTGGGCATTAACAGGCCTTAAACGCCGCCAATTGGGGCGTGAATGATTGAATGAAGGTTAAAGGGTGAGGGGCGTCGGCTGGGTAACACTTGTAAAAGGAGAAGAGGCGTTGGTAGGCCTTATGCCCATCAAGAATCAACCAATCAAATGCATTCTTtccttttttattgttttttagatttttatatctatctatatctatataatctataaaaataGACTAAAGGCTGACCTCATTTTACTTATGTGTCAACCAACTAGATATGTCACATAGTATCTGCTGCTGATGTAATAAACCacaatttaaaatattaataatataatctATCTATATTTTGGCTgaatttgaatttcaaaattgaaaaatatatatctGGGGATCACATTTGGCTCCTGTCACTTTTGAAATTGAAATTCAAACCTAAATCAATCTCTGCTCTCTCTCCCTGAACCGCCTCATTCATCTCCTTtttcaatcaaaaccctaattcccccccccccctctctctctggCGAACATGGCGACGAAGAAGAGCAAAGACATCGATTGGAGTTGCAGATGCTATTCCGATTAAATTAGGGTTCCAGTCAAACTTCGCCACCCTGATTTACTATTGTATGCTTCATATATGTGTAGATCCACAAACCCTAAGGTAAGATCCAACACCTTGAGTCAGTTTTTTTATGACATGTCCTGATTCCACAATATGTTTGTTCAACCGCTGAATTTGAGCATCGTTTAATGCTGTGTTCTCATGCCTTCTTAGCTCTTGCGATGTATGAACTTTGTCAACACCGATGTATAAACTGGGTTTTTTGTAGATCGATGTACGATCTATTCATAAAATCGAATATTAATATTATGAGATCTGTTtgtttaggcatttcatcaaacagttAGAGTGCATGTTAAATTATGTGTGATGTGTTTAATCTGTGTGTAGGAGAAAGCTCCTTATTTTGCAAAGGCAGCTAGAAAGAAAGCAGAGTATGAAATTGATATTAAACAGCACATTGATAATCTGGTAATCATTCCTAAAGTTTATTGTCACATTATTAATTTGTTATATATCTATGAAATAATTTTGTTGTGTGTGAGCAATTAGAACGAAACTGCGATGGAGATATCTAGAACATCATCTATGAACACTAATGAGGATGTTGAGCTGGAAGTTAACTCTCAGGTAATCTGCTAAACAAACAGACAGTTAGATCTGCATTCGAGTTAGTGGTAATCATTTTTTCTGAAATAAACTCGATTTTGTATAttattttctgcagattgtgaaGGTCCTGTGATAAGTGAAGTGTAGGACGAAGGTATTGATGCATATATGGTAGCATAAAAATCAGTAAATAAAGTAGTGTTTATTTTACTACTTTCTTATCTTCAAATTTTGGCTACCACATTTGGGAGTATTCTGTTAGTCATAAAATGCTTAGTTTCAGACTATGATATATATCATTATAGGCTATGTAAGTTGTGAATTGCTAGGGCAAATCGTTCTCAATAGGAACCAACTTGTAACATTTTTAAAGTTATAGCAACACACATCCTTCACATGAGTAAAGACAAAGTAGACCTTCTGTGTAATAGACCTGTATTTGAAGTCATATTAGTGTAGGTAAAAGTTTGACTGTGAAGTTTGTTTTTATAGCTATTATGGCTTCTGATTTGAGTTTTAGTGAGTTTATAATTGGCTTCTGATGCCATGAATGGTGTTTCTGCTA from Helianthus annuus cultivar XRQ/B chromosome 10, HanXRQr2.0-SUNRISE, whole genome shotgun sequence harbors:
- the LOC110880664 gene encoding caffeic acid 3-O-methyltransferase-like, whose translation is MHDRTKIVMKMILEKYKGFEGVKELIDVGGGLGVNLELIVSKYPNIKGINFDLPHVIKDAPPYPGVEHVGGDMFQSVPKGDVIFMKSILHDWGDGYCLKCLKNCWAALPEGGKVVVVEAIIPDPESDPRYSDEVYKTAIESDMIMLIANPGGKERTAKEYIVLAKEAGFSSVEIICGVSTFWIMEFYKN